One Caloranaerobacter sp. TR13 genomic region harbors:
- a CDS encoding DUF362 domain-containing protein, with the protein TVEESCGKCTPCREGTKRMLEILERITNGKGKPGDIEKLESLAETIKSASLCGLGQTAPNPVLSTLKYFRHEYEAHVNEKRCPSGSCKALLQYYITEKCVGCTKCAKQCPVSCISGKVKERHIIDQDKCIKCGACQAACPFDAIIMK; encoded by the coding sequence ACTGTAGAAGAGTCATGTGGTAAATGTACTCCATGTCGTGAAGGTACAAAGAGGATGTTAGAGATATTAGAGAGAATAACTAATGGTAAAGGTAAGCCTGGAGATATAGAGAAGTTAGAGAGCTTAGCTGAAACTATAAAATCAGCGTCATTATGTGGATTAGGGCAGACAGCGCCTAACCCAGTATTATCAACATTAAAGTATTTCAGACATGAATATGAAGCACACGTAAATGAAAAGAGATGTCCATCTGGTTCATGTAAGGCATTATTACAATACTATATAACAGAAAAATGTGTTGGATGCACTAAATGTGCTAAACAATGTCCAGTATCATGCATAAGTGGTAAAGTTAAAGAAAGACATATTATAGATCAAGATAAATGTATTAAGTGCGGTGCTTGTCAAGCTGCATGTCCATTTGATGCAATAATTATGAAGTAA